The Patescibacteria group bacterium genome window below encodes:
- the ppsA gene encoding phosphoenolpyruvate synthase, with the protein MKKFILWFKEISSRDLLLVGGKNASLGEMFSELSKKGVQVPDGFALTSVAFWHFLKENKIDKKLKEIFAKFNPKSIKSLQKTGRTARNLILKAKFPEDFKKEILKAYKELSKRYNEKNVDVAVRSSGTCEDIPEASFAGQFETFLNVAGPENLLKAIKKCLASLFNDRAIAYKEEKGFSHLKIALSVGVQKMVRSDLASAGIIFTLDTETGFPNVVLINSIFGAGEMIVKGKITPDEFYVFKPTLKRGFKSIIVKNLGRKTKKYIYGKEGGLKEINVPQKDQQKFSLTDKEIIKLAQWSLIIEDHYSEKAKKWMPQDIEWAKDGKLGQLFIVQSRPETVHAPKIGKIYEEYEIKTKKKPILTGIAIGNKIGQGRVKVIPDVSKIHLFKKEEVLVTKMTDPDWVPIMRLASAIVTNEGGKTAHAAIVSRELGIPCIVGAKTATKVLKTDQAITVDCTQGLNGRIFLGKIPFEIKRYDLKKIPRLKTKIMINIGAPDIAFKISFLPNSGVGLARIEFILAEKIRIHPLALYHFRKLKNKKLKKKIEEITTGYKDKREYFINKLAEGISQIASAFYPKPVIVRLSDFKTNEYKNLIGGEIFEREEANPMLGFRGACRYIDKSFQPAFEMECKALKRAREVFGLKNIWAMVPFCRTVKEGKEVLDLMAKNGLEKGRDGLKVIVMCEIPSNVILAEKFLEIFDGMSIGSNDLTQLSLGMDRDNAQIAKISDERDLTIKKMVRKVIRLCNLKKKYCGICGQAPSDFPEFAEFLLKERIESMSLNPDTVIKTILKLSKKKKIKQN; encoded by the coding sequence ATGAAAAAATTCATTTTGTGGTTTAAGGAAATTTCTTCAAGAGATCTTCTCTTAGTTGGAGGAAAGAATGCCTCATTGGGGGAGATGTTTTCTGAACTTTCTAAAAAAGGAGTCCAAGTTCCCGATGGTTTTGCTTTAACATCTGTGGCTTTTTGGCACTTTTTGAAAGAAAATAAGATTGATAAAAAATTAAAGGAAATTTTTGCTAAATTTAATCCAAAGAGTATAAAAAGCCTTCAGAAAACTGGCAGAACTGCCAGAAATTTAATTTTAAAGGCAAAGTTTCCAGAAGATTTTAAAAAAGAGATTTTAAAGGCTTATAAAGAGCTTTCTAAAAGATATAATGAGAAGAATGTAGATGTTGCTGTTCGTTCTTCGGGGACCTGTGAAGATATTCCCGAGGCTTCTTTCGCCGGTCAATTTGAAACATTTTTGAATGTTGCAGGTCCAGAGAATTTATTAAAAGCCATTAAAAAATGTTTAGCCTCTTTGTTTAATGATAGGGCTATTGCTTATAAAGAAGAAAAAGGATTTTCTCATTTGAAAATTGCTTTATCCGTTGGAGTACAAAAGATGGTTAGGTCTGATTTGGCCTCTGCTGGAATAATATTTACTTTAGATACAGAAACCGGTTTTCCCAACGTTGTTTTAATTAATTCAATTTTTGGAGCCGGAGAGATGATTGTTAAAGGAAAGATTACTCCTGATGAATTTTATGTTTTCAAACCAACATTAAAGAGGGGTTTTAAATCAATAATTGTCAAAAATTTAGGAAGAAAAACTAAAAAATATATTTATGGAAAAGAAGGGGGGCTAAAAGAAATAAATGTTCCCCAAAAAGACCAGCAAAAATTTTCTTTAACTGATAAAGAAATAATTAAATTAGCCCAGTGGTCTTTAATAATTGAAGACCATTACTCAGAAAAGGCTAAAAAATGGATGCCCCAAGATATTGAATGGGCAAAAGATGGAAAGCTAGGTCAATTATTTATTGTTCAATCGAGACCAGAGACTGTCCATGCTCCAAAGATTGGGAAAATTTACGAGGAATATGAAATTAAAACAAAGAAAAAACCGATTCTAACTGGAATTGCCATTGGAAATAAAATTGGTCAGGGAAGAGTAAAGGTAATTCCTGATGTTTCAAAAATTCACCTTTTTAAAAAGGAGGAGGTTTTAGTAACTAAGATGACAGATCCTGATTGGGTCCCTATTATGCGATTGGCCTCAGCTATTGTAACAAATGAAGGTGGAAAAACAGCTCATGCTGCCATTGTAAGTAGAGAGTTAGGGATTCCTTGTATTGTTGGAGCAAAAACTGCTACTAAGGTCTTAAAGACCGATCAAGCTATAACTGTTGATTGTACTCAGGGCTTAAATGGAAGAATATTTTTGGGCAAAATCCCTTTTGAAATTAAAAGATATGATTTAAAGAAAATTCCTAGATTAAAGACAAAAATTATGATTAATATTGGGGCTCCCGATATTGCCTTTAAAATCTCATTCTTGCCAAATAGTGGGGTAGGGCTAGCCAGAATCGAATTCATTTTAGCTGAAAAAATCAGAATCCATCCTCTGGCTTTGTATCATTTCCGAAAATTAAAAAATAAAAAACTAAAAAAGAAAATTGAGGAAATTACTACTGGATATAAAGATAAAAGAGAGTATTTCATTAATAAATTGGCAGAAGGAATATCTCAAATTGCCTCAGCTTTTTATCCAAAGCCAGTGATTGTTAGGCTCTCTGATTTTAAAACAAACGAATATAAAAATTTAATTGGAGGAGAAATTTTTGAGAGAGAGGAGGCGAATCCAATGTTAGGTTTTAGGGGGGCCTGTAGATATATTGATAAAAGTTTTCAGCCCGCTTTTGAAATGGAATGCAAGGCTTTAAAAAGAGCAAGAGAAGTTTTTGGTTTAAAAAATATCTGGGCAATGGTTCCTTTTTGCCGAACAGTCAAAGAAGGGAAAGAAGTTTTAGATTTAATGGCAAAAAATGGATTAGAAAAAGGGAGGGATGGATTGAAAGTTATTGTTATGTGTGAAATCCCCTCAAATGTTATTTTGGCTGAGAAATTTTTGGAAATCTTTGATGGGATGTCAATCGGATCAAATGATTTGACTCAGCTATCTTTGGGAATGGACAGAGATAATGCTCAAATAGCTAAAATTTCTGATGAAAGAGATCTGACAATTAAAAAAATGGTAAGGAAGGTTATCAGGCTTTGTAATTTAAAGAAAAAATATTGTGGAATCTGTGGTCAGGCACCAAGTGATTTTCCCGAATTTGCTGAATTCTTGTTAAAAGAGAGAATTGAATCAATGTCATTGAATCCAGACACGGTAATTAAGACAATTTTGAAACTTAGTAAAAAAAAGAAAATAAAACAAAACTAA